The Hyphomicrobiales bacterium genomic sequence CGGTGCTCGAACAGCACCCGATCTTCCCCGAGGGCGCCAACATCTCGCTGGCTCAGGTCACCGCGCCCGACGCGCTGACGCTGAAGGTCTGGGAGCGCGGCGTCGGCCTGACCCGCGCCTGCGGCACCGCCGCCTGCGCCGCCGCCGTTGCCGCCGCTCGCACCAGGCGCACCGGCCGCACCGTCACCGTGACGCTGCCCGGCGGGCCGCTGATCATCGAGTGGCGCGAGGCGGACGACCACATCATCATGACCGGCCCGATCGAGACCGAGTTTTCCGGCACCATCGATCTCGACACGCTGACCTGGCAAAAGGCGGCGTGACCCTGGCATGGCTATCGATTTCCTGACCTTCGGCTGCCGGCTGAACACCTACGAATCCGAGGTGATGCGCCGCGAGGCCGCTGCCGCCGGCATCGACAACGCCGTCGTCGTCAACACCTGCGCGGTGACGGCCGAGGCCGTGCGTCAGGCGCGCCAGGCAATCCGGCGCGCCAAGCGCGCCAACCCGGACGCCCGCATTCTCGTCACCGGCTGCGCCGCGCAGACCGAGCCCGCCACTTTCGCCGACATGGACGAAGTCGATCTTGTGCTCGGCAATCAGGAAAAGCTGGAAGCGGCAAGCTGGCAAAAGATCGCCGACTTCGGCCTCGACGCCGAGGAAAAGGTCCGCGTCGGCGACATCATGGCGGTGCGCGAGACGGCGGCCCATCTGGTCGACGGACTCGAAGGCCGCGCCCGCGCCTTCGTCCAGGTCCAGAACGGCTGCGACCACCGCTGCACTTTCTGCATCATTCCCTATGGCCGCGGGCCCTCGCGCTCGGTGCCGATGGGCGCCGCCATCGCCGAGATCCGCCGCCTGGTCGAAAACGGCTACAACGAGATCGTGCTGACGGGCGTCGACCTGACCAGCTACGGCCACGACCTGCCCGGCGCGCCGAGCCTCGGGTCGCTCACCCGCCGCATCCTGCGCAACGTGCCGGAGCTGCGCCGGCTGCGCCTGTCGTCGATCGATTCCATCGAGGCCGACGACGCGCTGATCCGCGCCTTTGCCGAGGAAGACCGGCTGATGCCGCATCTCCACCTCTCGCTGCAGGCCGGCGACAACATGATCCTCAAGCGCATGAAGCGCCGCCACAGCCGCGAGGACTCAATTCGTTTCTGTGAGGATATGCGCCGGCTGCGCCCGGACATGGTGTTCGGCGCCGACCTCATCGCCGGCTTCCCCACCGAGACCGACACCATGTTCGCCAACAGCGTCGATCTGGTCGAGGCCTGTGGCCTGACCTTCCTGCACGTCTTCCCGTATTCGCCGCGCCCCGGCACGCCGGCAGCGCGCATGCCGCAGCTTCCGCGCCAGCTCATCAAGGACCGCGCCGCGCTGCTGCGCGAGGCCGGCAACGCCGCCTTCGAACGACACCTGACCGGCGAAGTCGGCCGCAAGCGCAGCGTGCTCATCGAGCGCGACGGCCTCGGCCGCACCGAACATTTCACCGAGACAAGCCTTGTCGGCGGCACACCGGGCGACATCGTCCCCGTCACCATCGTCGGCCACACCCATAGCCAGTTGTTGGCGCAGGCGGCCTGACGACCGCGCGCCGGAGGACCCATGGCGGAAGAAAAGAAACGCGGCCTGTTCAAGCGCCTGTTCGGCGGCAAGGGCGAGGAAACCGCGACCCCTGAAGAGCAGCTCGAAGAGCGCGTCATCGAGCAGGCGGAAGCTCCGACGGAGACCGCGCCCGAGGAGACGATCCCCGAGCCGGTCGAGGCGGAAACCGCAGAGCCTGAATCGCCCGCACCCGTCGATGAGGCTCCGGCGGAGGAAGCTCTCGCCGAAGCGGCACCCGATGTCGAAGAGCCGGCAGCAGAACCCGAAGCCGAACCCGCTCCAGCCGAAGAGCCTGCGGAAGAGCCGAAGGCGGAAAAGGTTTCCTGGTTCCAGCGCCTGAAGAAGGGCCTCGGCCGCTCGTCGCACGCGCTGACCGACGGCATCAGCTCCATCTTTCGTAAACGGAAGCTCGATGACGAGACGCTTGAGGAGCTGGAAGACATCCTCATCCAGTCCGACCTTGGCGTCGAAACCGCGATGGCGATCACCGAGCGCCTCGCCGATGGCCGCTACGACAAGGAAATCTCCGACGAGGAAGTCCGCAAGGTGCTCGCCGAAGAGGTCGAGGCGGTGCTCGAACCGGTCGCGCAGCCGCTCACCGTCGATGCCGGCCACGCGCCGCATGTGATCCTCGTCGTCGGCGTCAACGGCACCGGCAAGACAACCACCATCGGCAAGCTCGCCGCGAAGTTCCGCGCGCAAGGCCACAAGGTGATGCTGGCCGCCGGCGACACCTTCCGCGCCGCGGCCATCGAGCAGCTGAAGATCTGGGGCGACCGGGTCGGCGCGCCGGTGATTTCGCGCGATGCCGGATCCGACGCCGCCGGCCTTGTCTTCGACGCCATGCGCGAGGCCAAGGAAACCCCGACCGACGTCCTTCTGATCGACACCGCCGGACGGCTGCAGAACAAGGCCGAGCTGATGGCCGAGCTCGAAAAAGTCGTGCGCGTCATCAGGAAGCACGACGAGACCGCGCCGCACAGCGTGCTTTTGACGCTTGATGCCACCACCGGGCAGAACGCGCTCAATCAGGTCGAGATCTTCCGCGACAAGGCCGGCGTCACCGGGCTTGCCATGACCAAGCTCGACGGCACCGCGCGCGGCGGCATCCTCGTCGCCATCGCCGCCAAGCACAAGCTGCCGGTGCATTTCATCGGCGTCGGCGAAGGGGTCGACGACCTCGAACCCTTCGATGCCGGCGACTTCGCCAAGGCCATCGCCGGTTTCGCCGAATAAACACGAGCACCGAAAGCGCCATGACCGACCAGACCAACCGCGCCACGCCGTCGTCCGGCTTCAAGTTCCTCCTGGACTTCGGCCCGCTCGTCGTCTTCTTCGCCACCTACATGCTGGCGAGCCCCGTCACCATCGGCGGCGAGACCTACAAACCGCTGGTCGTCGCCGGCGTCGTGCTTGCCGTGCTGACCGTCATCGCGCTCGCCGTCTCCTATGTGCGCTACAAGCACATCCCGACCATGCCGGCGGTGTCCGGCGTCCTCGTCGTCTTCTTCGTCACCCTGTCGGTGATCCTCAACGACGCGACCTTCTTCAAGATCAAGCCGACCATCGTCTATTGCCTGTTCGCGGTCGCGCTGCTCGGCGGCCTCGCCTTTGGCAAATACTTCCTCGCCAAGCTGTTCGATGGCGCCTTTCACCTCGACGAGGCGGGCTGGCGAAAGCTGACGCTGCGCTGGGGCCTGTTCTTCCTCGTCATGGCCGTCGTCAACGAAGCCGTCTGGCGCAATTTCTCTGAGGAAAGCTGGGTCACCTTCAAGACCTTCGGCTTCCTGCCGCTCACCGTCATCTTCGCCATCGCCCAGGTCCCGCTGATGCAGAAGCACGCGGTCGAGCAGGAAGAGGAAGACGGCGCAGAAGGCTGAGCGGCGTCCGCACGCTGATTGTTCGAGCCGAGCAACGATCCTCCGGTCAAGCCGGAGGATGACGATATGTCGGGATGCCTCCTCAACTGTTCCGCAAAATCCGCGTCGCAAGTCCGGGAAGCAGGCAGTCGAGCCAGCGCAGCACCCGGGTCTTTCCGACCCAGACGATATCGCGGCCACGGCGCAGCCCACTCAGAACATCGGCCGCCGCCGCGTCGGCCGAGATTTTCTTGCCCGACCGCCCCGCCGTCATGGCCGTGTCCACATAGGACATCACAACGTCGATCATCCGCACCGTCGGCGCGGCATCCTCGCAGCGGAAGCGCAGGCTGCGCGTCAGGTTGCGCAACCCCGCCTTGGTCGCGCAATAGACCGGCGCGGTGCGCTTCGGCACGATGGCAAGACCCGACGTGATGTTGACCACCGCCGCCTCGTCCTGACGCGCCAGAACCGGCATAAGCCCGAGCGACAGCAGTGCCGGCGCCGTCAGGTTGAGTTCCACTTCGGCGCGCATCTGATCGGCAAGACCGGCATCGCCGAGCCCCGTCGCCGGTAAATTCACCTGCATCCCGGCATTGTTGACGAGCAGCGCCAGATCGGGCCAGCGCTCAGCCACCTCCTCGATGAGCCGCACCTGATCGCCCGGCCGCGAGAGATCGGCGGCGATGGCCTCGGCATCCGGCAGTGTGGCCGCGACGGCCTCGGCGCGGGCCAGATCGCGCCCGCTCAGGATCACCTTCGCGCCTTCCGCCGCCAGCGCCCGCGCGATGGCGAGCCCGATGCCGGCGGTGCCGCCCGTGACAAGCGCTCGTTTTCCGTCAAGCCGCATGGTCTTTCCTCCGGGTGATCCGCCAGACGGTCGCCGGCGGGAAGTTGCGATAGGTGTGACCGACCCGCTGCGTCCGAAGGCCGAGCCGAGCGAGTACGGACGGCGCGATCGGGCAGCGCGGGCCGTAGGTGAACTGGTTGAGCGCCGCGCCGTCGCGCAGCAGCGCGAAACAGCCGGCGAGGATCCCGAGAACCTGGCCCTTCGGCATCGAAAGCAGCGGCAGACCGCTGATCGCCGCGCCATGCAGCCGCGGCCCGGTCTCATTCAGCCGGTGCAGCTGTCCGGCATCCATGTTGTGCACCCGCGCGGCGGGAAAGCGGTCGCTCATCAGCGCGGCGAAGTCCGGCCCCGCCTCGATCAGGGTCAGATCGGCCTCGGCGACACCTCGCTGCAGGAGCGCACGGGTGAACACCCCGGTGCCGGGACCGAGTTCCAGAAGCGGACCGCTGTCCGGCCCGATCCCCGTGGTGATGAGGCCGGCCAAGCTTTCGCTCGAGGGGATGAGCGAGGCGACGCGCAGCGGTGCGCCGAGCCAGGCCCGAAAGAAAAGAAGCGTGTCTGTCATCAGGTTCTTCATTGCGTTGAGTGAGGATGCAGCTATGATGCGAGCAATTGCTCACATTGAAAAATCGCATTCCATGACCGCACCCAATTCCACCGTCAACGTCCGAAAACAGCCGCGGCAGGCGCGCTCGCAGGCGACCGTCGCGGCAATCCTTGAGGCTGCTGCTCGCATTCTGGAAACCGACGGCCTGCCCGCTTTCACCACCAATGCGGTCGCGGAGCGGGCCGGAGTGAGCATAGGCAGCCTCTACCAGTACTTCCCGGCGCGCGAAGCGCTGCTGGCAACATTGATCCGCAACAAGCGCGAAGGCCTGCTCGCCGCGCTTGAAGAAGCGACACACCAACCTCAGAGCGACGACCTGTCAGCTTTGGTTGCAGCACTGGTGCGGGCTGGGATCGCCCATTGGCGGAGATATCCGGGCCTGACCCGCAGCCTCAGCTACGCCGAGGCGCTGTTGCCGATGAACACCGAGACATTGGAGTTGAAGCGGCGGATCCTGACGGTCATCGCGGATGCGCTCGCCCGCCACGGGATGAACAATCCGGCGGAAGCCGCGCGCGATCTGGCGGCGCTCACCTATGGCATGACGGACGCGACCGGCGCGTTCGGCCCGAGCGATCCGGAAACGCTGGAGGCGCGGATCGTTCGCGCAGCTATCGGTTATCTCGGCGACGACAGGGATATCGGAGCGGCCTGACCGCGAACTGCCGAGCCCGGCTTGGGGCCTACCGAAGGCTGTCCATGATCAGCACGAGAAGGGCCTCCTCGCCGACAGCCTCGTAGGAATGCGCGACGTCGCCGGGATAGCGGAAATAGTCCCCCGGCCCGAGATCGACCAGCTCGTCGAGCGGCCCCACACTTACCTTGCCATGACACACCAGCGCGTGCTCGAGCGTACCCTGCGGATGCGGATCGGCGCGCCGCACCGCGCCCGGCAGCAAACGGATGCGATAGATATCGCGCCGCCGATCCGGTGGGCATTTGTCGAGCAGAACAGTGGAAAACTCCGACTGACCGGACGCCAGGCCCACCCCCTCGCCGGCCCGGACAAGCTGGCTGCGCGACGACGCGCCCTCAAACAGAGAGCTGAAGGGAATGTCGAGCGCCACCGCAATCGCCCAGAGCGTCTCGACATTTGGATTGCCCTTTCCCGATTCGAGCTGAGAAAGCGTCGATTTGGCCAGATTGGCTTTGGCGGCAAGCGCGGAAAGGCTCATCTGCGCAAGCTCCCGCTCGCGCCGGATGGCCGCTGCAATAATGGCATTTGGCGTCATATCGTTCGTTTTAAACTTTCATCGTTCGTCTTGACGAACATCTCCCATTCGTTCATTATATCGAACATCGTTTCATCAATCCAGTGCAAGCCAATGTCTCATCAAGCGCTCCCGTTGCCAATCTCCCAGCCGCAGGAGTTTCGAAGCGGCTTCCGCGACATCATTCCGCTCTCCTTCGGGGTTGCGATCTATGGCGCGGCCTTTGGGCTTCTCGCGGCGCAGCAAGGCATGGACGCGCCGACGACCGGCATCATGGGAGGCCTCGTGTTTGCCGGCGCGTCCCAGATCGTCGCGATGGAACGCCTGGGCGCAGGCGTCGGGCTGACCATCGCCGTGATCGCAGGCCTGGCGCTCAATCTGCGCGTGCTGCTGATGACCGCATCGCTGCGCAGCGAATTCGCCGGCCGGCCGCTCTGGCAGATCCTGCTCGGGGTTCACCTGACGACGGATGAGAATTGGGTATTGATGCACGCGACCCGCACCGCCGGACGGCCTGCCGGCTACTGGTTTCTGCTTGGCGGCGGGGTCAACCTGTTCGTGGTCTGGGTCGCCTCGACGGCAGCGGGCGCCGCCTTCGCCAGCGCCCTTCCCGATCTGGCCTCGCTCGGCATGGACTTCGCCTTCACGGCCGCCTTCATCCTGCTTCTGACCGGGCTGTGGCGCGGACGGCAGGACCTGTCGCCCTGGATCATCTCGGCCGTCACGGCAGGCGGCATCGCCCTGACCCTGCCGGTCGATCCGTCCTGGGGGCTGATTGCAGGCGCGATCGCGGGCGCGAGCTTTGCGGCGGTACGACATCATGGATGACCACACGCTTCTCATTGCCGGACTCGCGGCCGGCACGTACGCGATCCGCCTCGGGGGCTATCTGCTCGGCTCCGCCCTTCCGTCCGAGGGGCCGACAGCAAGCGCGTTGTCCGCCTTGCCCGGCAGCCTCATCGCGGCCCTTCTCACCGTCATCGTCGTTCAGGCCGGACCGGCCGAATGGGGCGCGGCGGCGATCTCGCTGGCGGTTGCCCTGTGGACCCGCAGTCTTCCAATCACAATGCTTGTCGGCGTCGCCGCCGTTTGGCTGCTACGCACTCTCGCTTAGACTGGCTGTTCGCCAACAGGACGGCCCGCTATGTCGCGAGATCGGTCTTGCTGCCGCAGGAGGGCGCAGGCGGCGCGGCCCCGTATGGGTTTGCAGCCGGAACAGGGGACGCCGTGGGGCCCGGCTCTTGTTCGTCAACGACATCGTAGAGCGTGAGCGGTTCTTCGCCCGTTGCGACCGCGGTCGCGGCCGCTTCCCCGCTCTCGGGCGCTGCGGGCTGTGCGATGTGTTCGGCAAGGTCTGGAGCCTCCGCGGAACCGGAGCCAACAGCCGGGTTGGAATCGCTCACAAGCAGCATCGCGGGATCGTCGCCCACCTCCGCTCCTGCCGGCTCTGCGTCCGCCGCACCTTCATCCTCGACGGCAGCCGTCCAGGCATGATCGGAGCGAATGGCAACGGGCGCGACATGGTCGAGCACCCTGTGGCCGACATCGGCATAGCTGGGGCCAGCCGGCTGCGGCGCGCGATGTTCCTCGCCATCGCCGAAAGCGTCCTCGGTCGCGGTATCGACCAGCACCGACGCGTCCTCGTCTTCACGCGCGGTTTCTTCGTCCTGCGATTTGCCATGACGCTGCCGGCGCTCCGGGTCCTTGCCGACCAGGCGACGGAACAGGCTGTTCACAACCGTACTCGGCGGCGCGATCGTCTGCATGGGCGCGGCCTCCTGGCAACGCTGGGACAATTCGCACGCCTTATCGAGGCGCCTGAAATGCCCCGCCTCTTTGTCGGCGCGCGCTCTCTGCCGAGAGGGCGCGCCAGGCGCATTCTGCGCGGCGAAGATTAACAGAATCTGCGTTGATTATGGTTAACAAATGGTTAATGCGAAATGTTCGCCGAAACAAAGAAAGTCATTTGAATAAACGTCTTCATGATTTCCGCACAAGTGACTGACACGGCGGAAAGAAACAGCGCGCTTGTTCGAGGCCTAGACTTGCACGAATGGTCGCCACCTCGCGGCCACCCGCGCAAACGAAAAGGGCGCCGCGATGTCGCGACGCCCTCTTGCAATGCGTGTCGGGCAAAGCCCTCAGTGATTACGCCACGAGGTTGCGCAGCACGTAGTGCAGGATGCCGCCATTGTGGAAATAATCGAGCTCGTCGAGCGTATCGATGCGGCACAGCAGCGGCACGGTCTTCTTGCCGCCATCCGCATAGGTGATCTCCGCATCGAGCATCTGGCGCGGCTTGAGGTCGGCGCCAAGCCCCTTGATGGAGACCGTCTCGGCACCGGTGATGCCGAGCGATTCCCACGAGGTGCCTTCCTCGAAGACGAGCGGCAGAACGCCCATGCCGATCAGGTTCGAGCGGTGGATGCGCTCGAAGGACTGCGCGATGACGGCGCGAACGCCGAGCAGACGCGTGCCCTTGGCCGCCCAGTCGCGCGACGAACCGGTGCCGTATTCCTTGCCGGCGAAGACCACCAGCGGCACGCCCTCTTCGCGATACTTCATCGCCGCGGTGTAGATCGGCATGGTCTCGCCCGACGGCTGATGCTGCGTCACACCGCCCTCGATGCCCTGCACCATCTGGTTCTTGATGCGGATATTGGCGAAGGTGCCACGCATCATGATCTCGTGGTTGCCGCGCCGCGAGCCATAGGAGTTGTAATCCTTCTGGCTGACCTGATGCTCGCTGAGATACGAGCCCGCCGGGCTGTCGGCCTTGATCGCACCGGCCGGCGAGATGTGGTCGGTGGTGATCGAGTCGAGGAACAGGCCAAGCACCCGCGCATTTTCGATGTCGGTGACCGGGCTCGGCTCCATCGACATCTCTTCGAAATAGGGCGGATTGCGCACGTAGGTCGACGACAGCGGCCAATCGTAGGTCAGCGAACCCTCGACCTTGATCTTCTGCCAGTTCTTGTCGCCCTCGAACACGTTGCCGTAGCGCTCCTTGAACATCTTCTTGGAGATCGACTTGCGCACGAGGTCGGCGATTTCCTTGGTCGTCGGCCAGATGTCCTTCAGGTAGACCGGCTCGCCGTCCTTGGTGTAGCCGACCGGATCCTTGGTCAGGTTGATCTTCATCGAACCGGCCAGCGCATAGGCGACCACCAGCGGCGGCGAGGCGAGGTAGTTCGCCCGCACATCCTGGTTGACGCGGCCCTCGAAGTTGCGGTTGCCCGACAGCACCGAACAGGCGACCAGATCGTTCTGGTTGATCGCCGCCGAGATCGGACCCGGCAGGGGGCCGGAATTGCCGATACAGGTGGTGCAGCCATAACCGACCAGGTTGAAGCCGAGCGCGTTGAGATCTTCCTGCAGGCCGGCCTTCTCAAGGTAGTCGGTGACCACCTGCGAGCCCGGCGCCAGCGAGGTCTTGACCCACGGCTTGACCGAAAGGCCCTTCTTCAGCGCATTGCGGGCGACGAGGCCGGCACCGATCAACACGCTCGGGTTCGAGGTATTGGTGCACGAGGTGATCGCCGCGATGACCACGTCGCCATTGCCGAGATCGTGGTCCGCGCCCTCAACCGGCGCCCGCTTGTCGAGCTCCTCGAGCTTGCTCCACTCCTTCTCCATGGCGAGGGCGAAGGATTCCGGCGCTTCGGAAAGCGCGATGCGGTCCTGCGGACGCTTCGGACCGGCGATCGACGGCACGACGCTGTCGAGGTCGAGTTCCAGCGTGTCGGTGAAGACCGGGTCTTCCGACTTGGTGGTGCGGTAGAGGCCCTGCTTCTTGGCATAGGCTTCGACCAGCTCGACGCGGCTGTCCTTACGGCCGGTGTCGTTGAGATAGTCGATCGCCTCGGCGTCCACCGGGAAGAAGCCACAGGTCGCGCCATATTCCGGCGCCATGTTGGCGATCGTCGCGCGGTCTTCCAGGCTCATGTTGGAGAGGCCCGGGCCGAAGAACTCGACGAACTTGCCGACAACGCCCTTCTTGCGCAGCATCTCGACGATGGTCAGCACCAGGTCGGTGGCGGTAACGCCTTCGGTCAGCTTGCCGGTCAGGCGGAAGCCGATGACTTCCGGAATCAGCATCGAGATCGGCTGACCGAGCATGGCCGCTTCCGCTTCGATGCCGCCGACGCCCCAGCCGAGAACGGCAAGGCCGTTGACCATGGTGGTGTGCGAGTCGGTGCCGACCAGCGTGTCCGGATAGGCGACCTCGACTGTTTCCTTGCCGTTCTTGGTCTTGCGCTTGTCCTTGCGGGTCCACACGGTCTGGGCGAGGTACTCCAGGTTCACCTGGTGGCAGATGCCGGTTCCCGGCGGCACGACGCGGAAGTTGTCGAACGCTTCCTGGCCCCAGCGCAGGAACTCGTAACGCTCTGCGTTGCGCTCATATTCCAGATCGACATTGGCCTTAAAGGCGGTCTCGGTGCCGAATTTGTCGACCATCACCGAGTGGTCGATGACGAGATCGACCGGCACCAGCGGATTGATCTTTTCCGGATCGCCACCGAGCTTCACCGTCGCGTCGCGCATCGCAGCAAGGTCGACGACCGCCGGCACACCGGTGAAGTCCTGCATCAGCACGCGCGCCGGGCGGAAGGCGATCTCTCGGTCCGAGCGGCGATCCTTCAGCCATTCGGCCATCGCCTTGATATCCTCGGCGGTCACCGTGCGGCCGTCTTCGTTGCGCAGCAGGTTTTCCAGCAGGACCTTCAGCGAGAAGGGCAGCCGGGAAATGCCGTCGAGGCCGTTCTTCTCGGCCTCCTTGAGGTCGTAATACTCGTATTCTTTCTTACCGACCTTGAGTGTCTTGCGAGACTTGAAACTGTCGAGCGACGGTTTGGTCATGTGTTGACGATCCCCTCTTTCGCGGTGCGGCCGGTTTGCGTGCGTGGGACACGACACGTTGCGGCCTGAAGCGGTATCCGGTATCGGTGATGCCGGTGTTCGTAGTCGTCCAGTGCGCTACCGCAATATCAGCCAGGGAATTGGCTGCCGCGACAGCACAGATTGCGAGCCGTATAGCGAATTTTGCACTGCGAAGCCAGACGAACAAAAGTCTTGCCAGCTCCGCGCACCCAACATACCCACCCGGGACGCGCACACCCCATTGGCGGGATCGAACAGACCACCGGACCCGGCCGGGTCCGCCAAGAGGCAAGGTCGGGGCGCGGGTCCCGGAAAACGGTGATGACCACGCTCACTTTAGAAGGAAAAGGCCTGATTTGCGAACGCGGCGGCCGGCGCGTCTTCACCGACGTCGATTTCTCCGTCTCGAGCGGCGAAGCGCTGGTCGTGACCGGCCCGAACGGCGCCGGCAAATCGAGCCTGTTGCGCACCATCACCGGTCTGG encodes the following:
- a CDS encoding tRNA (N(6)-L-threonylcarbamoyladenosine(37)-C(2))-methylthiotransferase MtaB, with translation MAIDFLTFGCRLNTYESEVMRREAAAAGIDNAVVVNTCAVTAEAVRQARQAIRRAKRANPDARILVTGCAAQTEPATFADMDEVDLVLGNQEKLEAASWQKIADFGLDAEEKVRVGDIMAVRETAAHLVDGLEGRARAFVQVQNGCDHRCTFCIIPYGRGPSRSVPMGAAIAEIRRLVENGYNEIVLTGVDLTSYGHDLPGAPSLGSLTRRILRNVPELRRLRLSSIDSIEADDALIRAFAEEDRLMPHLHLSLQAGDNMILKRMKRRHSREDSIRFCEDMRRLRPDMVFGADLIAGFPTETDTMFANSVDLVEACGLTFLHVFPYSPRPGTPAARMPQLPRQLIKDRAALLREAGNAAFERHLTGEVGRKRSVLIERDGLGRTEHFTETSLVGGTPGDIVPVTIVGHTHSQLLAQAA
- a CDS encoding septation protein A, which encodes MTDQTNRATPSSGFKFLLDFGPLVVFFATYMLASPVTIGGETYKPLVVAGVVLAVLTVIALAVSYVRYKHIPTMPAVSGVLVVFFVTLSVILNDATFFKIKPTIVYCLFAVALLGGLAFGKYFLAKLFDGAFHLDEAGWRKLTLRWGLFFLVMAVVNEAVWRNFSEESWVTFKTFGFLPLTVIFAIAQVPLMQKHAVEQEEEDGAEG
- a CDS encoding AzlC family protein, encoding MSHQALPLPISQPQEFRSGFRDIIPLSFGVAIYGAAFGLLAAQQGMDAPTTGIMGGLVFAGASQIVAMERLGAGVGLTIAVIAGLALNLRVLLMTASLRSEFAGRPLWQILLGVHLTTDENWVLMHATRTAGRPAGYWFLLGGGVNLFVVWVASTAAGAAFASALPDLASLGMDFAFTAAFILLLTGLWRGRQDLSPWIISAVTAGGIALTLPVDPSWGLIAGAIAGASFAAVRHHG
- a CDS encoding DNA-binding protein, translated to MTPNAIIAAAIRRERELAQMSLSALAAKANLAKSTLSQLESGKGNPNVETLWAIAVALDIPFSSLFEGASSRSQLVRAGEGVGLASGQSEFSTVLLDKCPPDRRRDIYRIRLLPGAVRRADPHPQGTLEHALVCHGKVSVGPLDELVDLGPGDYFRYPGDVAHSYEAVGEEALLVLIMDSLR
- a CDS encoding TetR/AcrR family transcriptional regulator; protein product: MTAPNSTVNVRKQPRQARSQATVAAILEAAARILETDGLPAFTTNAVAERAGVSIGSLYQYFPAREALLATLIRNKREGLLAALEEATHQPQSDDLSALVAALVRAGIAHWRRYPGLTRSLSYAEALLPMNTETLELKRRILTVIADALARHGMNNPAEAARDLAALTYGMTDATGAFGPSDPETLEARIVRAAIGYLGDDRDIGAA
- a CDS encoding SAM-dependent methyltransferase, which produces MKNLMTDTLLFFRAWLGAPLRVASLIPSSESLAGLITTGIGPDSGPLLELGPGTGVFTRALLQRGVAEADLTLIEAGPDFAALMSDRFPAARVHNMDAGQLHRLNETGPRLHGAAISGLPLLSMPKGQVLGILAGCFALLRDGAALNQFTYGPRCPIAPSVLARLGLRTQRVGHTYRNFPPATVWRITRRKDHAA
- a CDS encoding signal recognition particle-docking protein FtsY translates to MAEEKKRGLFKRLFGGKGEETATPEEQLEERVIEQAEAPTETAPEETIPEPVEAETAEPESPAPVDEAPAEEALAEAAPDVEEPAAEPEAEPAPAEEPAEEPKAEKVSWFQRLKKGLGRSSHALTDGISSIFRKRKLDDETLEELEDILIQSDLGVETAMAITERLADGRYDKEISDEEVRKVLAEEVEAVLEPVAQPLTVDAGHAPHVILVVGVNGTGKTTTIGKLAAKFRAQGHKVMLAAGDTFRAAAIEQLKIWGDRVGAPVISRDAGSDAAGLVFDAMREAKETPTDVLLIDTAGRLQNKAELMAELEKVVRVIRKHDETAPHSVLLTLDATTGQNALNQVEIFRDKAGVTGLAMTKLDGTARGGILVAIAAKHKLPVHFIGVGEGVDDLEPFDAGDFAKAIAGFAE
- the acnA gene encoding aconitate hydratase AcnA translates to MTKPSLDSFKSRKTLKVGKKEYEYYDLKEAEKNGLDGISRLPFSLKVLLENLLRNEDGRTVTAEDIKAMAEWLKDRRSDREIAFRPARVLMQDFTGVPAVVDLAAMRDATVKLGGDPEKINPLVPVDLVIDHSVMVDKFGTETAFKANVDLEYERNAERYEFLRWGQEAFDNFRVVPPGTGICHQVNLEYLAQTVWTRKDKRKTKNGKETVEVAYPDTLVGTDSHTTMVNGLAVLGWGVGGIEAEAAMLGQPISMLIPEVIGFRLTGKLTEGVTATDLVLTIVEMLRKKGVVGKFVEFFGPGLSNMSLEDRATIANMAPEYGATCGFFPVDAEAIDYLNDTGRKDSRVELVEAYAKKQGLYRTTKSEDPVFTDTLELDLDSVVPSIAGPKRPQDRIALSEAPESFALAMEKEWSKLEELDKRAPVEGADHDLGNGDVVIAAITSCTNTSNPSVLIGAGLVARNALKKGLSVKPWVKTSLAPGSQVVTDYLEKAGLQEDLNALGFNLVGYGCTTCIGNSGPLPGPISAAINQNDLVACSVLSGNRNFEGRVNQDVRANYLASPPLVVAYALAGSMKINLTKDPVGYTKDGEPVYLKDIWPTTKEIADLVRKSISKKMFKERYGNVFEGDKNWQKIKVEGSLTYDWPLSSTYVRNPPYFEEMSMEPSPVTDIENARVLGLFLDSITTDHISPAGAIKADSPAGSYLSEHQVSQKDYNSYGSRRGNHEIMMRGTFANIRIKNQMVQGIEGGVTQHQPSGETMPIYTAAMKYREEGVPLVVFAGKEYGTGSSRDWAAKGTRLLGVRAVIAQSFERIHRSNLIGMGVLPLVFEEGTSWESLGITGAETVSIKGLGADLKPRQMLDAEITYADGGKKTVPLLCRIDTLDELDYFHNGGILHYVLRNLVA
- a CDS encoding AzlD domain-containing protein, which translates into the protein MDDHTLLIAGLAAGTYAIRLGGYLLGSALPSEGPTASALSALPGSLIAALLTVIVVQAGPAEWGAAAISLAVALWTRSLPITMLVGVAAVWLLRTLA